The Spirosoma foliorum genome has a window encoding:
- a CDS encoding PP2C family protein-serine/threonine phosphatase: protein MQIQPALPIAFSHIGQRTINQDAVYPAVTMATEQTQLFIVCDGMGGADKGEIASQLLCDALIGYSASMNEPIFDRVHIQAALDLAYTAYDDYLKQHPLVSRMGSTLALLQFHEQGATVIHIGDSRVYQIRAGKVMFQTQDHRQVNDMVEAGIITAAQALTHPWRNRLSRAVVASAADKDGQAIRPIPEITLLTDVWAGDYFFMCTDGVLEKIDAYVLATLLVSDMPDQAKIGSLQALCDGHTKDNYSGYLIGISQVTHAEPVQSVNAF, encoded by the coding sequence ATGCAGATTCAGCCAGCTTTGCCCATTGCCTTTTCGCACATTGGCCAACGGACGATCAATCAGGATGCAGTATATCCGGCTGTGACGATGGCGACCGAGCAGACGCAGCTTTTTATTGTGTGTGATGGCATGGGCGGGGCCGATAAGGGCGAGATTGCCAGCCAGTTACTTTGTGATGCGCTGATCGGCTATTCTGCCTCGATGAATGAGCCCATTTTTGATAGGGTTCATATACAAGCGGCTCTCGATCTGGCTTATACGGCCTATGACGATTATCTGAAGCAGCACCCGTTGGTTAGCCGTATGGGGTCAACGCTGGCCCTCTTGCAGTTTCATGAGCAGGGAGCAACGGTAATCCACATTGGCGACAGCCGTGTGTATCAGATTCGGGCAGGGAAGGTTATGTTTCAGACGCAGGATCATCGGCAGGTAAACGACATGGTGGAGGCTGGTATCATCACGGCTGCTCAGGCCCTTACGCACCCCTGGCGCAATCGCCTGAGTCGGGCGGTGGTGGCAAGTGCTGCGGATAAAGACGGGCAGGCTATCCGGCCTATACCCGAGATAACGCTCTTAACAGATGTTTGGGCGGGCGATTATTTTTTCATGTGTACAGATGGCGTACTGGAAAAAATCGATGCCTATGTGCTGGCAACACTACTCGTCAGTGACATGCCCGATCAGGCTAAAATCGGGTCGTTACAGGCCCTGTGCGATGGACATACTAAAGATAACTACTCAGGCTATTTGATAGGAATCAGTCAGGTGACTCACGCCGAGCCCGTTCAATCCGTGAATGCCTTCTAA
- a CDS encoding FHA domain-containing protein, whose product MSGFKTTLINCQQCGRRIMVRAVDTERGSIVCSHVGCGAVNVLQKPFHYDESIVLGLPSFGQLTYLGTPETTYRLQFGSNVIGTSDACTVQVARFVHNGRCFISRRHCTLTVVFDKWTGQLRYQLQDGAVDATTQLNQSSLNGTQLNGVPLLKTELIDVSDEGIITLGGVDRFRLAHYTIPSTMLDTYKIELDFNPDRTQ is encoded by the coding sequence ATGAGTGGATTTAAAACAACGCTTATTAATTGCCAGCAGTGTGGCCGGCGCATTATGGTTCGTGCCGTCGATACCGAACGTGGATCAATTGTGTGTTCGCACGTGGGTTGTGGAGCTGTTAATGTATTGCAAAAGCCGTTTCATTACGACGAATCTATTGTTCTGGGCCTTCCCTCGTTTGGGCAATTGACGTACCTGGGTACTCCTGAAACAACGTACAGATTGCAGTTTGGCAGTAATGTCATCGGTACATCCGATGCCTGTACAGTTCAGGTTGCCCGCTTTGTTCATAATGGCCGGTGTTTCATCAGTCGTCGGCATTGTACGCTGACTGTTGTATTTGACAAATGGACGGGTCAATTGCGCTACCAACTTCAGGATGGCGCTGTGGATGCGACGACACAGCTGAACCAATCCAGCCTGAATGGCACACAACTTAACGGAGTCCCTCTACTGAAAACTGAACTGATCGACGTTAGCGATGAGGGAATTATCACGTTGGGTGGCGTAGATCGGTTTCGCCTGGCGCACTATACGATCCCATCAACGATGCTCGATACCTATAAAATCGAACTGGATTTCAACCCTGACCGAACTCAGTAA
- a CDS encoding caspase family protein, whose product MLTPLLISLGILLGFQSPMARGQTYAVVVGIADYQALSYSTGDLRFADRDARQVVDFLQSKSGGNVLASHIRLLTNRQATQATIEQAMTLFQQAGANDRVILYFSGHGLPDSFVPYDARPGDQRKLLTYAAIKAAFRASKALTKLCIADACLSGGITRQQTNRSELAKTGRDGSNVAMLLASRSTQNAVEDRRLAGGAFTYFLLKGLTGQGDLNGDGIVTIRELHKYVAPLVRKRTKGKQTPVFYGRFSDSLPLAYL is encoded by the coding sequence ATGCTGACTCCATTACTGATTAGTTTAGGCATATTGTTGGGGTTTCAATCGCCTATGGCGCGGGGGCAAACCTATGCGGTTGTGGTAGGCATTGCTGATTATCAGGCACTCTCTTATTCAACCGGCGATTTGCGGTTTGCCGATCGGGATGCCCGTCAGGTAGTTGATTTTTTGCAGAGCAAGTCGGGTGGCAATGTATTGGCATCACACATTCGATTGTTAACCAATCGGCAGGCAACACAAGCTACCATCGAACAAGCAATGACCCTCTTTCAGCAAGCGGGCGCAAACGACCGGGTTATCCTGTATTTTTCGGGACACGGCCTGCCTGACAGTTTTGTTCCATACGATGCTCGTCCGGGCGATCAACGGAAATTGCTAACCTATGCCGCTATTAAAGCGGCTTTTCGTGCTTCTAAAGCCCTTACAAAGCTGTGTATTGCCGATGCCTGTCTGTCTGGTGGCATAACCCGCCAACAAACCAACCGATCTGAACTGGCAAAGACAGGACGAGATGGCAGCAACGTGGCTATGTTACTGGCTAGTCGATCAACGCAAAATGCGGTTGAAGATCGGCGTTTGGCAGGAGGAGCGTTTACCTACTTTTTGCTCAAAGGATTGACCGGGCAGGGCGATCTCAACGGCGATGGCATTGTAACCATACGAGAGCTGCACAAATACGTAGCTCCGCTGGTCAGGAAGCGAACGAAGGGAAAGCAGACGCCGGTTTTTTATGGTCGGTTTTCGGATAGTCTGCCTTTAGCGTATCTTTGA